gttgccgacagtccttcccacttacggatgAAAAAGAGAATTTAGAATCTGAGGGGATAATATCAAAAAGTACTCAGTGTCATGTGCAGGTAATAAAGCCCATACTGTGGACTGTGCATCTAGTATTATTTGATAGGGCATGTATGCGCATGTCTGAGAACTGTTTGAAAATTCGCTCCTGATCTGTGCCTGAAATATAGTTCATCCTAATATGCAAGACAATATCTAGTCTTAAATAAAATACTCACTTTTCCTGCACATAACTGAAAAAGAGGAAAACAACACATACGATATTACTTGCTCCCACAACACTAAGCCATTTAGTTTAGTTCAGCTGAAGTGTATCAACTGTAGTATTACCAATCtgctgttttaaatttaaaaacctaaaaaaagtgtaattttagaggcaaataaatgtcataaaataaacgtttggtactgaaacttgcaattttgcattaggatatcatcctttcttccaaacaaaccatcAATCACCTCTGGTGGACCAACTCTCAGatcaggcaaaatgtgaaacaaaattttagggcATTCACTGTAATTACCTCTCAGCTCATCCTAGAGAAATTGATCTGACAGGCCACCAATGCTCTTCCTACTCACCTGTTGTATGCACCTAGATTGAGAAGTTTTCTCACCCAGTTACATAAGGTACTATTGTCTCCTGGGCACCTGGGGAAGCCATACACTCCTGAGAATAGAAGCAAAGTGTCTGAGATGGGCAGCAAGACAATCAACATGTAGCAGTGGAGCAATATATTGCATACTTGCGTACACAAACAAAGAcgcatgtacagttttaaacttttttttcccCACAGAGTCACAAAGCATTACCATTACAGACACTTTGTCATGTACATCAGCTTTCTGACAGACATACACAGACTTATTGGCGGACCATTATTCTTCAAGTTTATGTCATCTCCTTTTTGCAAGTGACATGATGGCAAGCAAATCAAGAGCATCCCTTTCATTGTAAAGACAATTAGGTGGACTAAGGGTAGATAATCCAGAGAAGTTACGGGAAGCATACCAACCACAATGACAAACCTGACACAATCCAATCTTCTAAATCTACCTTCACTGATCAGAGATCTCTGTCAATCTAGTCACGTGATTTAAGTGATAGGAAGTCAAAagacacacaaatgtgtaaagaaaagacaaattaTGATCAAGCGCACAATGAACAAGATAGTCATAAACAACCTGTAATATAACAAAGAgtgaaaaatcacatttttaacCCTCACAAAAACTAGTCCAGTAGTACCTGTCTGACTCATACACACCTTGATGCTGACCACCAACTGATATCAGGTTCTTCATCGGGGGGTTGGGGCACACCTGGGCTATCGCTCGACTGAAGGTGACAACATAAGGTGTATATTACTCACTGTAAAGCATTTTTACGTTGCCCATATAAAAGTAGCTTGAAGACTCAATCAGGAAAacctttattgtttatttgtttttatattagcAAATATCAGAACAATGCGAGTTGAATTTTGAGGCATCTGTTTACAACTCCATCTACCCtcattcttcaaccatttcaaccacctctgtaatcaacattttgaaatattccgAGAGTACTATGGGCTATAGAGAAATAACTTGCAGTTTAAAGAAGCTTGCATCCTTTtcaaaatttcactgaaaaaaatgcattagtggttgaaaaagttaaagattTACCATTAACACATTGGCTACACAAAACTCTTACAACTGTTTGCTTCACCAATATAATGACTGTGAAACAAATCTATGCAGAACTCATAGACAGAAATGGCCACTTTTCATGTATTGATGACAGTTGGTCAAACTCGTCACTATTTTTGATACTCACAGAAACTGGCCTCCTTGTGAAAATCCAATGGCATTGTAGCCCCCTTTCAGCTTGTCGTCCtttgcaagttgctgacaaacatTGGCAATCTGTTTGTTAACGTTCATAAAGAATCCATTCCAAGTGTCCTGTTAAATCAAAAATCAGACAACAATCAAACACAATCTCAAATGTGTGAAGCTGCAATAATTGTTCTGTAATTCTGCctgttaataaatattttcaaattctcTGTTTTTCCATTCAGTTTATCTTAATTAAAAAATTCAACCTTTTCCTCAGAGAGAGCTGGCGAGACATACCAACTACTTAAACTGGGAAGGCATCATTTTGGTTGGTATGCTTCCTGTAACTTCTCTGGATTATCTACCCTTAGTCCACCTAATTGTCTTTACAATGAAAGGGATGCACTTGATTTGCTTGCCATCATGTCACTCGCAAAAAGGAGATGACATAAACTTGAAGAATAATGGTCCGCCAATAAGTCTGTGTATGTCTGTCAGAAAGCTGATGTACATGAAAAAGTGTCTGtaacctgggactaatataacagatacaTTAGTCCCAGCTGTAACAGAGTAGATATGCACAAAAATGGACAATATTTATTATTGAACATTCCACTAAACACTAAACAAGAAACATGGCCGTAGCACTAGCTGCAGCTCCTCAAACAGGTACAAGTACTAGTACAGTGCCTTCAAAACAGCAAATCAAAAGTACTCAGGCAGTGTTCAGAAATACTGCAGttcacagttgtctccctttagtcCACCCACTACTGTTGAGAGATGCTGCATCGAGATACAACACATGCTATTTGGTCACCTCTTATCAGCGAGTCTCCATCAGTACCAAGGgaaatattaaatgtatatgtagaggAAGCTGTATACAggcatttgtttttcagttcctTTTTCGTTTTGTTGGCATGGAAACCTAACTAATATGGAATTAGAATTCAATACATTTGCATCAAGTACAGTAATGACAGGcagtttaaaatattacatctcTGTTACAAATTATCATGTGAATATCTCTCTATGGCATATCTCTCTATGGTTACACTAATGTCATCTGCAGGTTACATCACGGCTGCTACAGCAAGTGAAGAAAGTGATGGGTTTTATTCCAGGCAGATAATCAGTATTGACAAACAGGCACAAATATTCACCTCTTCAATGTTGTTCCCAATCTCCAGGGACTTCACATAAACACCGGACACATGCTGTTCTATCAGCTTCTTTATGCTGCCCATACTCAGTGGGTTACAACAACTGTCCCCTGGAAATAACAAATCTAACATGATTATCGTATTTTTGCCGTACACATTCAGTTATTCATGAAAAATCTCAATAGTGACCTTACTACAAAATACTAACTATAAATGGAATGTTATTAAATCCATGCTGAACATCAGAAgataatacttttttttttgccaataaTGTAGAAGAGAAGAAGACTTCTGCTGATCTTCAGTGCACAAAGAACATGCCACAAGAGCTAGCTAATGGATCACAAGTCATTTTCAAGAGAGAATTTTGGGTTCTTTGCTTTGGGTTTAATAGTAGCTGAGGGTCAACACATAATTTACATCAGATTCAAGACACCAAATTGTGCTGTAGGACTCTCTCAAATATTACAAACATCTAAGGTGCCTCAATTAaataacatataaaaaaataaaatcaaatataaaaaaaaaaacaatgaaaactaaacaaaatttcaaatgtctCTGGAACTAAAAAACTAGAATAGCTAGAGGCTGGAAAAAGAACAGAATATATTTGGTACATCCCGATCTACCTGAaactcaaatacatgtacatgccttgtcagctttaaaaagaaaactgtataaataatttatttatttatttgattgatgttttatgctgtacttaagaatatttcacttatacgaaggtggccagcaaatatggtgggaggaaaccgggcagagcccggaggaaacccatgaccatccacagattgccggcagaccttcccacatacatctggacaggaagccagcatgagctggacttgaactcatagtgactgcattggtgagaggctctgggtcattacgctgcactagtgtgctaaccaattgagccacggaggcaacCCTGTATAAATAAACTGTCCATCATATTTTGTGCTTCTGTTACAGTTTGTGAAAATATAGGTCTCATTGTACAATGCATACTGgctgttctttttttgtatataatGGATAAAGTATTTTACTCTGTGGGTCACACTGGGTTTTTAGCGTGCATCTTCAGAGCCGAAACCTAACACAATTCTTTGTTGGCTGTAAGTCAACACTATCAGAAAAAGAAGGGTCGATCAGtaggaattttattttttatttcatttttaaagaaattaacatctTGAGAAAAAACCTTCTTAAcaacatttcataaaatttatataacACCTTTTTATATACTCAGTCGGGTTGCagccaacaaacatatttttaatgatggcctaaCCACTGAACAGCTTCTCTCTGCTTAAGCTCTCCCTCTCCCTGTTTGGTCATGGCATCAGTGTTGATGACGAAGGTAAAAGCAACATGTTTTAACTGATAGTCACCCTTCAACATCGATTTTAAGCAGTGGTACTACAAAACATTTCAACGCCAAAATGTAATTGGCATAGTAAAGAGCACAGTTTTGAGTGGAATTAAACAAGTTCACAAATGCCAGTCAAAATATTTGGAATAAAGCAAAATATGACACAATGAACAACTACGAGCAGAGTTTCGTAAATCCTTAGCCATTCGTTCATTTTAAAAAGCCCATAAGTCTCCGATGACAGTAGTCAGTGtatattgtaggcctacatgcccACAGCCCTGTGTAACTTTACCAAAAACCACTGAATTAATCAGGAAATCGTCTAAATATTCAGGCAGTGTTTTGCTCTTtacaatacaaatgaaatattattactTCGCTAATCCAATATTAATCGAccactgaaatgttttcaaaataatgaCAGTGCAGGGTCACAAAACACCGTAGACGTTACATGCCATAGCTACAGTTACTAAATGCAGGGGTCATGAGTTAATGATTTGGGTCATTTCCCTCTTGTGATAATGAATCACTGTTACAAAATAACAACGGCTGAACAGAGggacacataaaaaaaaaactgacaaagaaGACCAAGCATCGCTATGGTAAGCAAGCACATTTACCCATTCCATGCCAAATGACCACAGGTGTTGTCACGGCTGTCACAGCGGACAGACagagaaataaacacaaaattttcaCAAACATCGTCGTCTGCTCTTCGCTTTTCCAGATGTCGACAGCAACTTGCTAAGTGGGCTGGGCAGCCGCATTTTCGCACCAAACATTGCACCAGTTTGTTGTGAATCAAACCTTATATACATTTCTTATTACAATATCAGACAGAACtcatttatacaaaaataacaaaatattgttttagaaAACTTACTATTCATTGTAACATGAAAGTACAGCAAATGTAGCTGTCCAGCAGTGCGGCTTGGAATCTTGCGATATACTGTCTAAGTTGCAGTGTTTTGAAATTTAGCGTGGCGTGTTGTACCAGGTTATATTATAATCAGACGTGTGTTTCGTCAGTGTGACACGTCTTTGCCTGGTAAACATGTCGCTTACCTGCTTGAGATGCAGTCGCCTTTTGTATTCAAATGTTGCATTGTCAGTGAAAGGCACCTTGAAGCAAAGGGTATCCCTCAAACACACGAAGGTGGCGACCCCACCAAACAAATTCATCGACATCTACAGAGATTATCATGGCCATTTACCTGACGAAGAATCCGCCAAAGACTTTCTTGTCGCAATCGATTCCAAGGAAAGAGAACTTCTTCTACAGAGTCTGCTTCATTTCGAAGAAGATGAGAAACATGCGGGTAAAGTGATTAAACAACAACCGTCAACTGTCGATCTGAGACGACTAAGGGAGCTCCTGGCATCTGGGTACCCATCCAGGCTTTGCAGTTTTAACTTCACGTTATAGGCTGCTAGTCTTAACATTCACAGCTCAAAAGTACACTTCGCTAACTTTATCATCGATAGACAGACAAGAGAAAAATGTTAGAGGTAGTAATGAACTCAAAGAGGGCATGTTAATGTTTGTACGCAGATATAGCTAGCTTTATTTGAAATTAATCACTAAACAATTTTCAGCGGTATGATACCCTGTTACAGGAGCTCTACTGGTACTCCAGTTTGGTTTCTGACCACATACTGATATATGACATATAGTATGTGGTGAGAGACTAGACTGGACTGTGTAGATAAGAGCTCTTGTGTACCATGTGTGATGCACACGTTACATATAGTTTCTGTGTGACGGTCACTCGATACAGCTAATCTAGGTTTTAAAACGGTCATGTCTGTCATTCCACTTTTCAGACTGGACCATTTATTGCCTCAAACTAACGATGCTGTCTGGCTTCAGATATGCTTATCATTCATCCCTGTCCATTTCCTGAATATAATGTCTAATATTTTAGTTAAGCTCCAAACTGCTTAGTTTGAACCAGAAGTCCATGTAAAGAAAATGGGATGTACAGCCATTTCTGTAGTCAGGCAGTGCACTACTCCTAGAACTGGCATAAGAACATATCATCTGATGGTTTCGTTAATCCTAATGAGAGTTTGATACATTTAAAAGTGGATGGCTTTCTGACTAGATTTTATCAAGCTCTCTGATGGTACATCAGTATGGTAGTTCTACACAGAGTGCTCACAAAAGGCAGTGTAACTAAATGACTAATTAATGACTGTTTcatgcatttaaaagttataacGTTTGCTTCAG
Above is a window of Liolophura sinensis isolate JHLJ2023 chromosome 7, CUHK_Ljap_v2, whole genome shotgun sequence DNA encoding:
- the LOC135469875 gene encoding palmitoyl-protein thioesterase 1-like: MFVKILCLFLCLSAVTAVTTPVVIWHGMGDSCCNPLSMGSIKKLIEQHVSGVYVKSLEIGNNIEEDTWNGFFMNVNKQIANVCQQLAKDDKLKGGYNAIGFSQGGQFLRAIAQVCPNPPMKNLISVGGQHQGVYGFPRCPGDNSTLCNWVRKLLNLGAYNSYVQENLVQAEYWHDPLNEAEYKAKSVFLADLNQENVRNATQRANLLKLTNLVLVKFLKDTMVDPKESEWFGFYKPGQAKELYTLWETPLYQQDWLGLKELNNTDRLHFLGSDSDHLRFEETWFIQNIIQKFLM